In Dysidea avara chromosome 3, odDysAvar1.4, whole genome shotgun sequence, a single window of DNA contains:
- the LOC136249200 gene encoding uncharacterized protein, whose translation MADLDAEVDQVKADVQQVRVQKRERLKNLDFYLLDNSIRESTVGQLRSHTLQNKIDIFNEVQKVRAKDMIVASFAHMTRVDDDFVKWLKERGEDFSRFFSFSEVSEGIKDDVYDTETVPFPLQKNKLYGIPNPFFEVDLANDDVAWGTKFTAEDMAQLIYKWMKWTYENIDKNARVAINFRDIPSVMQEDPKRLLYIVKFLANLPAEHRPWSLAFEDPMGESLPEELEAWTASIRRTMTANGWNDGKILVHIHQKWDLQTASQLDCLSAGADGVWASMCEEGASVGHACASVTMMNLVRLGNTKILQKFNCTKLRSVAQAITKITTGRNPHPKQVLYGERATDLVFGGFGIGDFDLAEFFGIETPNRITTLASPEMIRDRLEHFFGIDPQFNVDIGLKMKEKMLEDLRSGRKEEYNSEVGIAVLFDRAGGQCTKKMCDVIAKVDLKAPYHQALVKEIREEWDFWDSKDRMQKDDRLQFDNFYHGFMQPYFGCYRCVTTKKSLKALDMDEDGYVDWNEFLLFIKWALREYPDVSDADELMSIVFEKALVPAMRDERVKAKAFSRVVY comes from the coding sequence ATGGCAGATCTTGATGCAGAAGTAGATCAGGTGAAAGCCGATGTTCAGCAAGTACGCGTCCAGAAACGCGAAAGGCTTAAAAATCTCGATTTCTACCTGCTGGATAATTCCATTCGCGAGAGCACAGTAGGTCAGCTTCGCAGTCACACGTTACAAAACAAGATCGACATATTCAATGAAGTTCAGAAGGTACGCGCGAAGGACATGATCGTCGCTTCTTTCGCCCACATGACTCGAGTAGACGATGATTTTGTGAAGTGGTTGAAGGAGCGCGGTGAAGACTTCAGCAGGTTTTTCTCCTTTTCCGAGGTGTCCGAAGGAATCAAAGATGATGTTTATGACACGGAAACGGTTCCATTCCCGCTGCAAAAGAACAAGTTATATGGGATCCCCAATCCATTCTTTGAAGTCGATCTGGCAAATGATGACGTCGCTTGGGGCACCAAGTTTACAGCAGAAGACATGGCTCAACTTATTTACAAGTGGATGAAGTGGACGTACGAGAACATCGACAAGAATGCACGTGTAGCAATTAACTTTCGTGACATTCCCTCTGTCATGCAAGAAGATCCGAAACGTTTGCTCTACATTGTGAAATTCCTCGCCAATTTGCCTGCAGAGCACCGTCCATGGTCACTTGCATTTGAAGATCCCATGGGAGAATCTCTTCCAGAAGAGTTAGAAGCATGGACAGCCAGCATTCGGAGGACCATGACTGCAAATGGTTGGAATGACGGAAAAATACTTGTGCACATTCACCAGAAGTGGGACCTTCAAACAGCTTCACAGCTTGACTGCCTTAGTGCGGGTGCAGACGGTGTGTGGGCCAGCATGTGTGAAGAAGGTGCTTCAGTAGGTCATGCTTGTGCATCGGTCACCATGATGAATCTAGTTCGACTAGGAAATACGAAGATTTTGCAAAAATTCAACTGTACTAAGCTGAGAAGTGTTGCCCAGGCTATCACCAAGATTACGACTGGTAGAAATCCACACCCTAAGCAAGTACTTTATGGAGAACGTGCTACCGACTTGGTATTTGGAGGATTTGGCATTGGTGATTTTGACTTGGCTGAGTTCTTTGGCATTGAGACACCAAATCGCATAACCACTCTTGCATCTCCAGAAATGATCCGTGATAGGCTAGAGCATTTCTTTGGTATAGACCCACAGTTTAATGTAGATATTGGCTTGAAAATGAAAGAGAAAATGCTGGAAGATCTTCGTAGTGGCAGGAAAGAAGAATACAATAGTGAAGTGGGTATTGCTGTCCTGTTTGACCGTGCCGGTGGACAATGTACTAAGAAAATGTGTGATGTTATTGCCAAAGTAGATCTGAAAGCACCCTATCATCAAGCCCTGGTTAAAGAGATCCGTGAGGAATGGGACTTTTGGGACAGTAAAGATCGCATGCAAAAGGATGATCGCCTACAATTTGACAACTTCTACCATGGCTTCATGCAACCATACTTTGGGTGTTACAGATGTGTCACTACCAAGAAGAGTCTGAAGGCATTGGATATGGATGAAGATGGTTATGTTGATTGGAATGAATTCCTTCTCTTCATCAAATGGGCTTTACGTGAGTACCCTGATGTGTCTGATGCTGATGAGTTGATGAGTATTGTGTTCGAGAAGGCACTGGTTCCAGCGATGAGAGATGAAAGGGTGAAAGCGAAAGCATTTAGTCGTGTAGTTTACTAG